TGGGTGTTAGGCTGGGTCACCACACAGTGCGCCAGGGTTGGCGTGGCTGTAAGGGGGCCTCACGCAGTACTTAAAGACTTTGACACAGTTCTCCCCTGTGTCTGCCACAAAGAGGTGCCCAAAGGAGGAGCAAGCCATGCCGGTGGGCCTCCGCAGCCCTGCGGACACCAGGCAGATGGGAGCCCCATGCTCTGGGAACAAGTGGACTGTACGGCGCTGCTCGTCTGCCACCAGGATGCTGCCATCCGCGTCAACGCAGACCCCAGCTGGGTTGCCAAACTGGTGTCCGTATTTGCTgctgagggagcagaggagcTTACGGCTGCTCATGAAGACCTTGACGTCTCCGCACTCCTCACTTACCACGAAGCCTCCGTTGGGTGCTGGACTGACGTAGCGAGGTCCCTGCAGGTTGGAGACTGAGTGGATATTGAGCATCTTGAAGGCATGGTCCAGAGCAAAGCTGTGGACTTGGCCTTGTGCATAGTCTGCTACCAAGATCTTGCCCATGGAGTCTACTCCAATACCCCTGGGGGAGCCAACCTTTCTGATCTTTATCCATTCCCCCTTGGAGAGGCTGGTGTGAGGGTTGAAGATCCAGATGGCTCCGTTCATCATGTCAGCTACAGCCACCATTCCTGTCCGAGTCACAGTCACATCTTCTGGCAAGAAAGTGCTGCCTTCCAACCCTGTTTTCTGGCAGGGCAGGGACCGCAGAATTTGGCCTGTGGTGCTGAGGCCGTGGACCCAGGGAGCACTCTCAGCTGTCACATAGATAGAGCCATCCAGGGAGCAATGGATTCCACTTACTCCCCCATAGCGGCTGCCGGTGGGGTTGGGAATCTGCTGGACCAGGTCGTCCTGGCAATAGTGGAGGAGGTTCTTAATGTTGTCCAGATCTCTGCACAGGCTTTTGGCCTTATCTGCCAGCTGGTGGACTTGGTGCTGTGTCACCATGCCCATGCCACGCTGGCTGCTCAGCAGTGGGCTGGCTGTCTGGAGCGTGGCAATGGACTTCAGCTGGAGGGTATAGATGGTTTTCAGAAGCTTCTCCTTTTGCTGGCTGGCCTCCAGGGTGTAGTCCATGACAAATCTCTTGTCCCTGTTTGGGGAAAGCAGTAGGACCATTACTGTCCCTGCCTGCTGTCATCTCTGGGGACATGCCCTGAGCTCAGGTGCTTGCTGTCTACCTAGGGTTAAGGTGTTGATGCTAGTCTGGATTCACTCCAATGCAACAGAGACCAGATCATAGCTTTGCCAGCTAATTACGTGCTCAGGATATAAAGACAAACGAGGACCATGGCACAAAAATGAGTCGGTAAGCTGGAtctgcagcaggaggaagcagCCAAAAAGGTCCATCAGCTTCAACGACAGCTTGGCTGGTGTCAGATCTGGCCTGAGGATTCATGTGTAAAGGAGAGCTCCATGTGTGAGCACACTGAATGGGATTTCCACCTCTCCAGTTTCTGAGATTAGTGGCTTCTCTCAGGCCTTTAAACACTTACTAACCTTATTTTCTGTAAGCATCATCTCTCCAAACCATGCTCAGTCCATGCCAACACTTGAGACCCTGAGGATGACTATTCCTTCACTCACACATGGGTCAGATGTCACACTTGGCCAGTGTGTGTCTTTGCTaagggcagccccctccccatccaAATAAGTT
This portion of the Strix uralensis isolate ZFMK-TIS-50842 chromosome 16, bStrUra1, whole genome shotgun sequence genome encodes:
- the NHLRC4 gene encoding NHL-repeat-containing protein 4 yields the protein MDYTLEASQQKEKLLKTIYTLQLKSIATLQTASPLLSSQRGMGMVTQHQVHQLADKAKSLCRDLDNIKNLLHYCQDDLVQQIPNPTGSRYGGVSGIHCSLDGSIYVTAESAPWVHGLSTTGQILRSLPCQKTGLEGSTFLPEDVTVTRTGMVAVADMMNGAIWIFNPHTSLSKGEWIKIRKVGSPRGIGVDSMGKILVADYAQGQVHSFALDHAFKMLNIHSVSNLQGPRYVSPAPNGGFVVSEECGDVKVFMSSRKLLCSLSSKYGHQFGNPAGVCVDADGSILVADEQRRTVHLFPEHGAPICLVSAGLRRPTGMACSSFGHLFVADTGENCVKVFKYCVRPPYSHANPGALCGDPA